A single window of Dendropsophus ebraccatus isolate aDenEbr1 chromosome 5, aDenEbr1.pat, whole genome shotgun sequence DNA harbors:
- the ARGLU1 gene encoding arginine and glutamate-rich protein 1, with the protein MGRSRSRSSSRSKHTKSGKHNKKRSRSREKERVRKRSKSRESKRNRRRESRSRSRSNTASRRERERAASPPDRIDIFGRTVSKRSSLDEKQKREEEEKKLEYERQRRIRQQEIEEKLIEEETARRVEELVAKRVEEELEKRKDEIEREVLRRVEEAKRIMEKQLLEELERQRQAELAAQKAREEEERAKREELERILEENNRKIAEAQAKLAEEQLKIVEEQRKIHEERMKLEQERQRQQKEEQKIILGKGKSRPKLSFSLKSPD; encoded by the exons ATGGGTCGGTCACGCAGTCGAAGCTCATCCCGTTCTAAGCATACCAAGAGCGGCAAGCACAATAAGAAGCGCAGCCGCTCCCGGGAGAAGGAGCGAGTAAGGAAGCGCTCCAAGTCCCGGGAGAGCAAGAGAAACCGGAGGCGGGAGTCCAGATCCAGGTCCCGCTCTAACACGGCGTCTCGCAGGGAGCGGGAGCGAGCGGCGTCTCCGCCTGACCGCATCGATATCTTCGGGCGCACGGTTAGCAAGAGGAGCAGCCTGGACGAGAAGCAGaagcgggaggaggaggagaagaagctgGAGTACGAGCGCCAGAGGCGGAT tagGCAGCAAGAAATTGAAGAAAAACTGATAGAGGAGGAAACGGCACGACGCGTGGAAGAGCTAGTTGCCAAGCGTGTGGAAGAAGAGTTAGAAAAAAGGAAAGATGAAATTGAACGAGAGGTTCTTCGACGGGTCGAGGAAGCTAAGCGCATCATGGAAAAACAGTTGCTCGAAGAACTCGAGCGACAGAGGCAGGCCGAGCTTGCTGCACAAAAAGCCAGAGAG GAAGAAGAAAGGGCTAAACGTGAGGAACTGGAGCGAATACTTGAAGAAAATAACCGTAAAATTGCTGAAGCCCAGGCTAAACTG GCTGAGGAGCAATTGAAAATTGTTGAAGAACAAAGAAAAATACATGAGGAAAGGATGAAACTAGAACAAGAGAGACAGCGACAGCAAAAGGAAGAGCAAAAAATTATATTGGGAAAGGGAAAGTCAAGGCCGAAATTATCTTTCTCATTAAAAAGCCCAGATTGA